From one Culex quinquefasciatus strain JHB chromosome 3, VPISU_Cqui_1.0_pri_paternal, whole genome shotgun sequence genomic stretch:
- the LOC6038226 gene encoding uncharacterized protein LOC6038226 gives MADEDTKHGGDNRVDTTTGDIRAPTSLDNRPFRSHLDGALQQFGSQQPDKIVTTKYLERYRRIDLDAFVNDFATKSEECVYARMGDCAEFVQVTNWCELMQSAGLKDTCNNELALAMKVIANTEQFPAVKNANGVDFRLLYLNLSNMMLGHPVQEMNEATAKVLKEVYEETWSQLRQSDNNENAALLRNRLQNILPPMSSVPVSSSNAALDVLFADSNLNPLQLPVEKLFTSKE, from the exons ATGGCCGACGAGGACACGAAGCACGGCGGTGACAACCGGGTCGACACGACCACCGGTGACATCCGGGCGCCAACCAGCTTGGACAATCGGCCCTTCAGGAGCCATCTGGATGGGGCCCTGCAGCAGTTCGGGTCCCAGCAGCCGGATAAGATCGTCACCACAAAGTACCTGGAACGGTACAGACGGATCGATCTGGACGCGTTCGTGAACGATTTTGCCACCAAGTCGGAGGAGTGCGTGTACGCCCGGATGGGGGACTGCGCGGAGTTTGTGCAGGTCACCAACTGGTGCGAGCTGATGCAGTCTGCGGGGCTGAAGGACACCTGCAATAACGAGCTGGCGTTGGCGATGAAGGTGATTGCCAATACGGAGCAGTTTCCGGCAGTGAAAAACGCCAATGGGGTGGACTTTAGGCTGCTTTATTTGAATCTGTCCAACATGATGCTGGGCCATCCGGTGCAGGAGATGAACGAGGCCACGGCGAAGGTGCTGAAGGAGGTTTATGAG gaaacctGGTCCCAGCTGCGCCAATCGGACAACAACGAGAACGCCGCCCTGCTGCGGAATCGCCTGCAGAACATTCTGCCCCCGATGAGCTCCGTTCCGGTGAGCTCGAGCAATGCCGCCCTGGACGTGCTCTTTGCCGATTCGAATCTCAACCCGCTGCAACTGCCGGTGGAGAAGCTGTTCACCAGCAAGGAGTAG